A stretch of Schistocerca cancellata isolate TAMUIC-IGC-003103 chromosome 3, iqSchCanc2.1, whole genome shotgun sequence DNA encodes these proteins:
- the LOC126175294 gene encoding cuticle protein 12.5-like isoform X2 produces the protein MYKLLVLSALVAAASAGYLGGYAAPAIAAPVAYAAPAAYAAPAAYAAPAIAAAPAIAAYAAPAAYAAPAAYAAPALGYARYAAAAPALSYGYAAPALGHALIH, from the exons ATGTACAAGCTC CTGGTCCTGTCTGCCCTTGTGGCCGCCGCCTCTGCTGGATACCTGGGAGGCTACGCTGCCCCCGCGATCGCCGCCCccgtggcctacgccgcccccgcggcctacgccgcccccgc GGCCTACGCCGCCCCTGCCATTGCCGCCGCCCCGGCCATcgccgcctacgccgcccccgccgcctacgccgcccccgccgcctacgCCGCTCCCGCTCTGGGCTACGCCCGCTACGCCGCGGCCGCTCCCGCCCTGAGCTACGGCTACGCCGCCCCCGCTCTGGGTCATGCTCTGATCCATTAG
- the LOC126175294 gene encoding cuticle protein 12.5-like isoform X1, giving the protein MYKLLVLSALVAAASAGYLGGYAAPAIAAPVAYAAPAAYAAPAIAHAPVAAVAHAPVASSVANTYRISQTARLAVAAPAVAHAPVAYAAPAIAAAPAIAAYAAPAAYAAPAAYAAPALGYARYAAAAPALSYGYAAPALGHALIH; this is encoded by the exons ATGTACAAGCTC CTGGTCCTGTCTGCCCTTGTGGCCGCCGCCTCTGCTGGATACCTGGGAGGCTACGCTGCCCCCGCGATCGCCGCCCccgtggcctacgccgcccccgcggcctacgccgcccccgccatcgcccACGCTCCCGTAGCCGCTGTGGCGCACGCCCCTGTCGCCTCCTCCGTGGCTAACACCTACAGGATCTCGCAGACCGCCCGTCTCGCCGTCGCCGCCCCCGCTGTGGCTCACGCCCCCGTGGCCTACGCCGCCCCTGCCATTGCCGCCGCCCCGGCCATcgccgcctacgccgcccccgccgcctacgccgcccccgccgcctacgCCGCTCCCGCTCTGGGCTACGCCCGCTACGCCGCGGCCGCTCCCGCCCTGAGCTACGGCTACGCCGCCCCCGCTCTGGGTCATGCTCTGATCCATTAG